Proteins encoded by one window of Emticicia oligotrophica DSM 17448:
- the pgmB gene encoding beta-phosphoglucomutase → MIKGFLFDLDGVIVETAIFHYQAWRKMANDLGFDISEEFNESLKGVSRMDSLNLILQHGNVMLSEEEKLILAAKKNEHYLTLVSQMTSDDILPGVKDFFEQIKKTDIKIALGSVSKNAKMILEGVGLINDFDAIIDGTKISNGKPDPEVFLKGAEELGLQANECLVFEDAVAGVEAGKRAGMKVIGIGHENVLTQADLVLKSFENINLSDLLSKIL, encoded by the coding sequence ATGATTAAAGGATTCTTATTTGACTTAGATGGCGTAATTGTAGAAACAGCCATTTTCCATTACCAAGCTTGGCGAAAAATGGCCAATGATTTAGGATTTGATATTTCCGAAGAATTCAATGAAAGTTTAAAAGGAGTTAGTAGAATGGACTCCCTCAACCTCATACTCCAACATGGGAATGTAATGCTTTCTGAAGAGGAAAAATTAATATTAGCTGCCAAGAAAAATGAACATTATCTGACCTTGGTTAGTCAAATGACTTCTGATGATATTTTACCAGGAGTAAAAGACTTTTTTGAACAAATCAAAAAAACTGATATCAAAATTGCTCTAGGTTCAGTAAGTAAAAATGCCAAAATGATTCTCGAAGGAGTGGGTTTAATCAATGACTTCGATGCAATTATAGATGGCACAAAAATATCAAACGGCAAACCAGACCCTGAAGTATTCTTGAAAGGAGCTGAAGAATTAGGGCTTCAAGCAAATGAATGTTTAGTTTTTGAAGATGCAGTAGCAGGAGTTGAAGCAGGAAAAAGAGCAGGTATGAAAGTGATTGGTATTGGACATGAAAATGTACTAACGCAAGCCGATTTAGTATTAAAATCATTCGAAAATATCAATTTATCAGATTTACTTTCAAAGATTTTATGA
- a CDS encoding alpha-amylase family glycosyl hydrolase, which produces MKATKSLLLLVFVQLGILSYAFSQKPDIQRINPTNWWVGMKNPNLQILVYGKNTGSSKVSLKPYTGVNLKKIQLTENPNYIFIDLEISKAAKAGNLQFTFSNGSGSTIMNYELKNRTAKPQTVSQADVVYLLMPDRFSNGDESNDKFDDMFDKDADRKSPWLRHGGDLQGIINHLDYFNELGVTALWLTPVVENNTHQTNEGGTMRSSYHGYHFTDHYQIDRRFGGNAAYQKLINEAHKKGIKIIQDAVYNHVGEDAWFVKDLPRKSWLHNWDKYTNTSYKDQPLIDVNGSKYDKKVTEEGWFTSFLPDLNQKDPLLATYLIQHALWTIEYFNIDAWRIDTYIYNDMDFMNACNKAILDEHPNMLLFGESAVNTVISQAYFTKNNLNIPFKCNLPSSCDFQVQGAINTALKENFGWNEGVNRLYTTLAQDMVYQNPEKLVPFVENHDTDRFFSVIGEDFNKYKLGLTWLYTVRGVPQMYYGTEFLMKNFKNPTDAEVRKDFSGGFNGDIENKFTVAGRNSQENEAFEFNKKLLNYRKTSEALTKGKFMQFTPFDGGIYVYFRYTDKQTVMVISNTKASEASVSTENFAEVMKGAQSAKNIMTGEILNGISAIKVPAMTALILELK; this is translated from the coding sequence ATGAAAGCGACAAAAAGTTTACTCCTTCTTGTTTTTGTACAATTAGGCATATTATCTTATGCTTTTTCTCAAAAACCTGATATCCAACGAATTAACCCAACAAATTGGTGGGTTGGCATGAAGAACCCAAATCTGCAAATATTAGTTTATGGCAAAAATACGGGTAGTTCGAAAGTTTCTCTCAAACCCTACACTGGAGTTAATCTAAAAAAAATTCAGCTCACCGAAAATCCAAATTATATTTTTATTGATTTGGAAATTTCCAAAGCCGCCAAAGCAGGAAACCTTCAATTTACTTTCTCGAATGGTTCGGGAAGTACGATTATGAATTACGAGCTAAAAAACCGAACAGCTAAGCCTCAAACAGTTTCGCAAGCAGATGTGGTGTATTTATTGATGCCCGACCGCTTTTCCAATGGTGATGAATCAAATGATAAGTTTGATGATATGTTTGACAAAGACGCCGATAGAAAAAGCCCATGGTTGAGACATGGAGGTGATTTACAAGGAATAATTAACCACCTTGATTATTTCAACGAATTAGGAGTTACCGCTCTTTGGCTAACACCAGTTGTAGAAAATAATACTCACCAAACTAATGAAGGTGGAACCATGAGAAGCTCATATCATGGTTATCATTTCACTGACCACTACCAAATTGACCGCAGATTTGGAGGAAATGCAGCTTATCAAAAACTTATCAATGAAGCTCATAAAAAAGGCATAAAAATAATTCAAGATGCTGTTTACAACCATGTAGGTGAAGATGCTTGGTTTGTAAAGGATTTACCAAGAAAAAGTTGGTTACATAATTGGGATAAATACACAAACACTTCATACAAAGACCAACCATTAATTGATGTAAACGGCTCTAAATATGATAAAAAAGTAACAGAAGAAGGCTGGTTTACATCATTCTTGCCCGATTTGAATCAAAAAGACCCTCTTCTTGCAACCTACCTCATTCAACATGCACTCTGGACCATCGAGTATTTCAATATTGATGCTTGGAGAATTGATACTTACATCTACAATGATATGGATTTCATGAATGCTTGCAATAAGGCTATTCTTGATGAACATCCAAACATGCTATTATTTGGAGAGTCTGCAGTTAATACTGTTATCAGCCAAGCCTACTTTACAAAAAATAACTTGAATATTCCATTCAAATGTAATCTTCCTTCTAGTTGTGATTTCCAAGTTCAAGGTGCGATTAATACTGCTTTGAAAGAAAATTTTGGTTGGAATGAAGGTGTAAATCGCCTATACACAACCCTTGCCCAAGACATGGTATATCAAAATCCAGAAAAACTTGTACCATTCGTAGAAAATCATGATACTGACCGATTTTTCTCAGTAATTGGAGAAGATTTTAACAAATATAAGTTAGGTTTGACATGGCTTTATACCGTTAGAGGGGTGCCTCAAATGTATTATGGAACAGAATTTTTGATGAAAAATTTTAAAAATCCAACGGATGCAGAGGTACGAAAAGATTTTTCAGGTGGATTTAATGGTGATATTGAAAATAAATTTACTGTTGCTGGACGTAATTCTCAAGAGAATGAAGCGTTTGAGTTTAATAAAAAATTGTTGAACTATCGCAAAACTTCAGAAGCACTAACAAAGGGTAAATTTATGCAGTTTACGCCATTTGACGGAGGTATTTACGTGTATTTTCGCTACACCGACAAGCAAACAGTCATGGTAATTAGTAATACCAAAGCAAGTGAAGCAAGTGTTTCAACTGAAAACTTTGCCGAGGTTATGAAAGGTGCTCAATCGGCCAAAAATATCATGACAGGAGAAATTTTAAATGGCATATCTGCAATCAAAGTACCAGCAATGACAGCTTTGATTTTGGAATTAAAGTAA
- a CDS encoding alpha-amylase family glycosyl hydrolase: MNKLIAIAFLVLSHFALAQKTKKMTKENSNLPKSDKLVVYQIYTRLFGNLKTTNKFYGSIEENGCGKFNDINDKALSELKKFGVSHVWFTGVIEHATMTDYSNYGIPQDNPLVVKGIAGSPYAIKDYYDVDPDLAVDVKNRMKEFEALVKRSHNNGLKVLIDCVPNHVARSYHSDQKPKGVKDFGENDDKTKSFDANNNFYYIKDQMFVVPGEVNPPIVPKENYTEIPAKATGNDVFSAKPSINDWFETIKLNYGVDYLNNRKQHFEPIPSTWLKMRDILTYWAKKGVDGFRCDMAEMVPFEFWGWVIPEIKKVNPEIIFIAEIYNPQTYRQYLFQGKFDYLYDKVGLYDALRRLMEGHGNANDITKVWQNESGDFSNRMLRFLENHDEQRIASKYFANDPFRAIPAMVVSSALHTGPVMLYFGQEVGVKPTMAEGFSGEDGRTTMFDYWGVPEFQNWVNNHQYDGGRLSEQQKSLRKIYADILKFASENEAVSQGKFYDLQYVNSNGQTVNYNDQKIFSYLRFTDKQKLLFICNFDLEKSYSTGVFIPQGAWEMMKINPNGPVSYSLKEVFSKDRNSTEINQQTKSISTKEAIRLTLEPNSVTILEIR, encoded by the coding sequence ATGAATAAACTAATTGCGATTGCGTTTTTGGTGTTAAGCCATTTTGCATTAGCTCAAAAAACAAAAAAAATGACCAAAGAAAATTCTAACTTACCTAAATCAGACAAATTAGTAGTATATCAAATTTACACTCGCCTTTTTGGAAACCTTAAAACAACCAACAAGTTTTATGGGAGTATCGAAGAGAATGGGTGTGGAAAGTTTAATGATATTAATGATAAAGCATTAAGCGAACTAAAAAAGTTTGGGGTATCTCATGTTTGGTTTACTGGGGTTATTGAACATGCAACCATGACCGACTACTCAAATTACGGTATCCCTCAAGATAATCCATTAGTGGTTAAAGGAATCGCTGGTTCGCCATACGCCATTAAAGATTATTATGATGTTGACCCTGATTTGGCGGTTGATGTGAAAAATCGTATGAAAGAATTTGAGGCATTGGTAAAGAGAAGTCATAATAATGGTTTGAAGGTTTTGATTGATTGTGTGCCTAATCACGTTGCAAGAAGTTATCATTCTGACCAAAAACCGAAAGGTGTTAAAGATTTTGGCGAAAATGACGATAAAACTAAGTCTTTTGATGCCAATAATAACTTTTATTACATCAAAGACCAGATGTTTGTTGTTCCAGGTGAAGTAAATCCTCCAATAGTTCCCAAAGAAAACTACACTGAAATACCAGCAAAAGCTACTGGAAATGATGTTTTTTCGGCAAAACCGAGCATCAATGATTGGTTTGAAACAATAAAATTAAATTACGGGGTAGATTATCTGAATAATAGGAAACAACATTTTGAGCCAATTCCAAGTACTTGGCTTAAAATGCGTGATATTTTGACTTATTGGGCAAAAAAAGGAGTTGATGGATTCAGATGTGACATGGCAGAAATGGTTCCTTTTGAGTTTTGGGGTTGGGTAATTCCTGAAATTAAAAAAGTAAATCCAGAAATTATTTTTATCGCAGAGATTTACAATCCACAAACCTATCGTCAGTATCTTTTCCAAGGAAAATTTGATTATTTGTACGATAAAGTTGGTTTGTATGATGCATTACGTCGATTAATGGAAGGGCATGGGAATGCCAACGATATTACTAAAGTATGGCAAAATGAATCAGGTGATTTTTCTAATAGAATGTTAAGATTTCTTGAAAATCATGATGAGCAAAGAATTGCTTCAAAATATTTTGCCAATGACCCATTCCGTGCCATTCCAGCAATGGTTGTAAGTTCGGCTTTGCACACTGGCCCAGTAATGCTATATTTTGGACAGGAAGTCGGAGTTAAACCTACAATGGCAGAGGGATTTAGTGGTGAAGATGGTCGAACAACAATGTTTGATTATTGGGGTGTTCCTGAATTTCAGAATTGGGTAAATAATCACCAATACGACGGTGGCAGACTTAGTGAACAACAAAAGTCACTTAGAAAAATATACGCTGATATTTTGAAGTTTGCATCTGAGAATGAAGCGGTATCGCAAGGAAAGTTCTATGATTTACAATATGTAAATAGTAATGGACAAACCGTTAATTACAACGACCAAAAAATATTTAGCTATTTGAGATTTACAGATAAACAAAAATTATTGTTTATTTGCAACTTTGACTTAGAAAAATCATATTCAACTGGTGTTTTTATTCCACAAGGTGCTTGGGAAATGATGAAAATTAATCCAAATGGTCCAGTCAGCTATTCTTTAAAAGAAGTTTTTTCTAAGGATAGAAATAGTACAGAGATTAATCAACAAACAAAATCTATTTCTACTAAGGAAGCAATTAGACTTACGCTTGAACCCAATAGTGTAACTATTTTAGAGATTAGATAA
- a CDS encoding MFS transporter codes for MTTKKGKPLLSFWQIWNMSIGFLGIQMGFALQNANASRILQTFGADVEHLSWFWLVAPFTGMIIQPIIGHYSDKTWTKLGRRRPFFLAGAILATIGLILMPNADLFVDFLPALWVGAGFLMMMDASFNVAMEPFRALVADKLNNSQQTLGFSIQTVLIGIGAVVGSWLPYVLTEWFGFEKTTEAGKVPFSLVFSFIVGAFFLLTCIIWTIIKTPEYSPKEQAEFEGDEHVEEEQSSFFDIFKDFGNMPKTMKQLGIVQFFSWFGLFSMWVFMTRAIAQHIYNLPADDSSSEQFNNAANWVGVIFGVYNAVSAIYAFMLPKIAENVGKKRTHAYSLLIGGISLISIYFITDYRWLILPMIGVGFAWASILAMPYAILAGAIPAKKMGIYMGIFNFFITIPQIVNGIIGGPIVKYLYNNQAIYAIIGGGVCFLLAAFSVRFVEEKID; via the coding sequence ATGACTACAAAAAAAGGCAAACCATTATTATCATTTTGGCAAATTTGGAATATGAGTATCGGATTTTTGGGTATTCAAATGGGTTTTGCCCTTCAAAATGCCAATGCAAGCCGAATTTTACAAACTTTTGGGGCTGATGTTGAACATTTGTCTTGGTTTTGGCTTGTTGCACCATTTACGGGTATGATAATTCAGCCAATAATTGGACATTACAGTGATAAAACTTGGACCAAACTCGGCAGAAGACGTCCATTCTTCCTAGCAGGGGCAATTTTGGCAACAATAGGCCTTATTTTAATGCCTAATGCAGATTTATTCGTTGATTTTCTTCCAGCTTTGTGGGTAGGAGCAGGCTTCCTAATGATGATGGATGCATCATTTAATGTGGCTATGGAGCCATTTAGAGCATTAGTGGCTGATAAACTTAACAATTCTCAACAAACTTTAGGTTTTTCAATTCAAACAGTTTTGATTGGAATTGGAGCGGTGGTAGGTTCTTGGTTGCCTTATGTTTTGACAGAATGGTTCGGATTTGAAAAAACTACTGAGGCTGGGAAAGTACCATTTAGCCTTGTTTTCTCTTTTATTGTTGGGGCATTTTTCTTGTTAACCTGTATTATTTGGACAATCATAAAAACCCCTGAATATTCTCCAAAAGAACAAGCAGAATTTGAAGGCGACGAACACGTAGAAGAGGAACAAAGTAGTTTTTTCGATATTTTCAAAGATTTTGGCAACATGCCCAAAACTATGAAACAATTGGGTATTGTACAGTTTTTTTCATGGTTTGGGTTGTTTTCAATGTGGGTTTTTATGACACGTGCAATCGCACAACATATTTATAATTTACCCGCTGATGATTCAAGTTCAGAACAATTCAATAATGCAGCTAACTGGGTTGGTGTAATTTTTGGTGTTTATAATGCGGTTTCGGCTATTTATGCATTTATGTTACCTAAGATTGCAGAAAATGTTGGAAAGAAAAGAACACATGCTTATTCACTTTTAATTGGGGGAATTAGTCTGATTTCAATTTATTTCATCACAGATTATCGTTGGTTAATACTCCCAATGATAGGTGTGGGCTTTGCTTGGGCTAGTATTTTAGCAATGCCTTACGCCATTTTGGCAGGAGCAATTCCCGCAAAAAAAATGGGTATTTATATGGGCATTTTTAATTTCTTCATTACAATTCCACAAATTGTCAATGGAATAATTGGTGGACCAATTGTGAAATATCTATATAATAATCAAGCTATTTATGCCATTATAGGTGGGGGAGTTTGTTTTTTATTGGCGGCATTTAGTGTAAGATTTGTTGAAGAAAAAATAGACTAG
- a CDS encoding sensor histidine kinase: MFKNRFIYFVLHIVMWIGYTALPLLNAFQNDSARSRVNPYTNTTYWLYVSVSSIVLFYVNSEVLFAKIYKKQPIRYFLGVVALILVLLWGRFFVRITFVGSDINKSLFYVNAFIQYLYVFGISASYCFFSDYQKQQEIQRENENERLKSELSFLRSQISPHFMFNLMNSLVSLNRKKSDMVEPVLLKMSDLLRYMLYEKDDKRISLENEVKYLSNYIDLQKVRFGDYVNIEFEVNNSGSSKSIEPMLLIPFVENAFKHGVGMIENPFIRVELDANESELKFKVSNKFSNDKKEIKDGASGIGLNNVKRRLELLYPKQYELAVSESDNLYTTDLKLKFK, translated from the coding sequence ATGTTTAAAAATCGATTTATTTATTTTGTCCTTCACATTGTAATGTGGATTGGATACACAGCCCTACCACTGTTAAACGCTTTTCAAAATGATTCGGCAAGGTCTAGGGTAAATCCATATACAAATACAACCTACTGGCTATATGTTTCAGTTTCTTCAATAGTTTTATTTTACGTAAATTCTGAGGTTTTATTCGCTAAAATCTATAAAAAACAGCCAATTCGATATTTCTTAGGCGTTGTAGCTTTGATTTTAGTGCTACTTTGGGGACGTTTTTTTGTTAGAATTACCTTTGTAGGTAGCGATATCAACAAATCATTATTTTACGTAAATGCTTTCATTCAATATCTATATGTTTTTGGAATTAGTGCTTCTTATTGTTTCTTCTCTGATTACCAAAAACAACAAGAAATTCAACGTGAGAATGAAAATGAACGATTGAAATCAGAATTATCGTTCTTACGTTCTCAAATTTCCCCGCATTTCATGTTTAATTTGATGAATAGTTTGGTTTCATTGAATAGAAAAAAATCGGATATGGTAGAGCCTGTTTTGCTTAAGATGTCGGATTTGTTGAGATATATGCTTTATGAAAAAGATGACAAGAGAATTTCCTTGGAAAATGAGGTGAAATATCTTTCTAATTATATTGATTTACAAAAGGTACGCTTTGGAGACTATGTAAACATTGAGTTCGAAGTAAATAATTCGGGTAGCAGTAAGAGTATCGAACCAATGTTATTGATTCCTTTTGTAGAAAATGCTTTCAAACATGGCGTAGGGATGATAGAAAATCCATTCATTAGAGTTGAGTTAGATGCAAATGAAAGCGAATTGAAATTTAAAGTAAGTAATAAGTTTAGTAATGATAAAAAGGAAATCAAAGACGGAGCTTCTGGAATTGGTTTAAACAATGTAAAGCGAAGATTAGAACTTTTGTATCCTAAGCAATATGAATTGGCGGTTTCAGAAAGTGATAATTTATATACAACCGATTTAAAACTAAAATTTAAGTAA
- a CDS encoding LytR/AlgR family response regulator transcription factor, protein MRCIAVDDEPLALDLLEDNINQVPFLELVGRCKNAFDAIELIQKEKAENRNIDLIFLDIQMPGITGVQFVKSMVSNPMIIFITAYDQFAIEGFDLNVIDYLLKPVSFERFLKACNRANELFQLKESSGNPKVLTPDEHFFVNAEYSLVKVKYAEILYIEGLKDYIKIYVASQPRPIITRMTMKSIEEKFASLPFMRVHKSYIVSLNKIESIRNLKISIGQHLIPVSEQFSDELLRRIGSK, encoded by the coding sequence ATGCGTTGTATCGCGGTTGATGACGAACCATTAGCACTTGATTTACTTGAGGATAATATAAATCAAGTTCCATTTCTTGAATTAGTAGGAAGATGTAAAAATGCATTTGATGCTATTGAACTAATTCAAAAAGAAAAAGCTGAAAATAGAAATATTGATTTAATTTTTCTGGATATTCAAATGCCAGGGATAACGGGAGTGCAGTTTGTAAAAAGTATGGTTTCTAACCCAATGATTATTTTTATAACTGCTTATGACCAGTTTGCTATTGAAGGATTTGACTTAAACGTCATTGACTATTTATTGAAACCTGTATCCTTTGAAAGATTTCTTAAGGCCTGTAATAGGGCAAATGAACTTTTCCAACTTAAAGAAAGTTCGGGAAATCCGAAGGTTTTAACACCAGATGAACATTTTTTTGTTAATGCTGAGTACTCTTTAGTTAAGGTTAAATATGCTGAAATTCTGTATATTGAAGGGTTAAAAGATTATATAAAAATATATGTTGCTTCACAGCCAAGACCCATAATTACGAGAATGACCATGAAGAGTATTGAAGAGAAATTTGCTTCATTGCCCTTTATGCGTGTACACAAATCTTACATCGTTTCATTAAATAAAATTGAATCTATACGTAATTTAAAAATCAGTATTGGTCAACATTTGATACCTGTAAGCGAACAATTTTCCGATGAATTATTACGAAGAATTGGTAGTAAGTAA
- a CDS encoding aspartate aminotransferase family protein: protein MTTRQLFLQNLAQTSEFPLALEIEKAEGIYLYSDNKKYIDLISGIGVSNVGHRHPKVIQAIQSQLDKYMHLMVYGEYIQTPQVLLADAICQTLKSTNLDNVYFTNSGTEAVEGAMKLAKRYTKRTQIISCNRAYHGSTQGALSLGDEHFKRNYRPLLSSIEKIERNRFEDLAKVNKHTAAVFYEPIGGEAGVIPSDLDYIIALREKCNEVGALLVFDEIQSGFGRTGKFWAFEYYNVVPDILLCAKGMGGGMPIGAFIASQKIMSVFKNNPILGHITTFGGHPVSCAASLATLKVIHEECLLIDVEKKSQLFKELLVHPKIKQVRGVGLMLAAEFESFDVLKPIIDKAIEKGVITDWFLYCDNSMRIAPPLIITEDEIKFACEVILSSI from the coding sequence ATGACTACCCGTCAACTCTTTTTACAAAATTTAGCACAAACATCTGAATTTCCTCTAGCACTTGAAATTGAAAAGGCAGAAGGTATCTATTTGTATTCGGATAATAAGAAATATATAGATTTAATATCTGGCATTGGAGTAAGTAATGTAGGGCATCGACACCCTAAAGTTATTCAAGCTATACAGAGTCAATTAGATAAGTACATGCACTTGATGGTCTATGGTGAGTATATTCAGACGCCACAGGTATTGTTAGCAGATGCCATTTGTCAAACTTTGAAAAGTACAAATTTAGATAATGTTTATTTTACAAATTCGGGGACAGAGGCAGTTGAGGGGGCTATGAAATTAGCCAAACGATATACTAAACGAACACAAATTATTTCTTGCAATAGAGCTTATCATGGTTCAACTCAAGGGGCATTGTCATTGGGAGATGAACATTTTAAGCGTAATTATCGTCCCTTGTTATCTTCCATTGAAAAAATTGAGAGAAATCGTTTTGAAGATTTGGCGAAAGTAAACAAGCATACAGCGGCTGTTTTTTATGAACCAATTGGGGGTGAAGCTGGTGTAATTCCAAGTGATTTAGATTATATAATTGCATTAAGAGAAAAGTGTAATGAAGTGGGAGCCTTGCTTGTTTTTGACGAAATTCAATCAGGTTTTGGACGTACTGGAAAATTTTGGGCATTTGAGTATTATAATGTTGTGCCAGATATCTTACTTTGTGCTAAAGGAATGGGCGGGGGAATGCCCATTGGAGCATTTATTGCATCTCAAAAAATCATGTCTGTTTTTAAAAATAATCCAATATTAGGGCACATTACTACCTTTGGAGGGCATCCAGTTAGTTGTGCCGCATCTTTGGCAACTTTAAAGGTTATTCATGAAGAATGTTTATTGATTGATGTTGAAAAAAAATCACAGTTATTTAAAGAACTATTAGTTCACCCTAAAATCAAGCAAGTAAGAGGTGTTGGACTCATGTTGGCTGCAGAGTTTGAAAGCTTTGATGTATTAAAGCCAATTATTGATAAAGCCATCGAAAAAGGTGTGATAACTGATTGGTTTTTATATTGTGATAATTCTATGAGAATTGCTCCCCCATTGATTATTACCGAGGATGAAATAAAATTTGCCTGTGAAGTCATATTGAGTTCAATATAA
- a CDS encoding DUF1501 domain-containing protein, with protein sequence MKRRDFLQNTFTGVVMPALINGISFKAFGNIDENTIGDDNVLVVIQLSGGNDGLNTVIPIDKYALYQNARTNIAIPKNKLLSIPQNDTLGLNPSMTPLQTMFKEGKAALIQGVGYPNPNFSHFRATDIWNSASDSNVFINNGWAGRYLAIENPNYPTGYPNQRNPDPLAIQIGSVVSTALQGPIRSMGMAISNPSNFYDLISNKVESVPNTLAGKELKYLREVANQTNLYANSIKNAASKVTKQVTYPNSSLAGQLKIVAQLLGGGLKTKIYFVNINGFDTHSNQVNTLDTTTGTHANLLKTVTEAIKAFHQDLVGMGASKRVLGVTYSEFGRRIKSNASGGTDHGAAAPMFLFGDLVNPIVLGKSADISATPNANDNITMQYDFRSVYASILTQWFCLDEAYVNDVLLKDFQPLPLIQPQACGKITANEPTILNEELLSNYPNPFSDSTTIRFKTLGGHTMIQIFDNIGRLVAVPIDNEYEAGIHSITIDTSNYSSGMYFARLQNNSMQQIHRMMK encoded by the coding sequence ATGAAACGTAGAGATTTTTTACAAAATACCTTCACTGGTGTAGTAATGCCAGCATTGATAAATGGAATTTCGTTTAAAGCATTTGGCAATATTGATGAAAATACGATTGGGGATGATAACGTTTTGGTGGTTATACAATTATCGGGTGGAAACGATGGGCTAAACACTGTCATTCCGATTGATAAATATGCCCTATATCAAAACGCAAGAACAAATATTGCAATTCCTAAAAATAAATTGTTAAGTATTCCACAAAATGATACCTTAGGTCTGAATCCATCAATGACTCCTTTGCAGACCATGTTTAAGGAGGGAAAAGCAGCATTAATACAAGGGGTGGGCTATCCAAATCCAAACTTTTCTCATTTTAGAGCTACAGATATTTGGAATTCTGCATCTGATTCAAACGTTTTTATAAATAATGGTTGGGCAGGAAGGTACTTAGCAATCGAAAACCCTAATTACCCGACTGGTTATCCAAATCAAAGAAATCCAGACCCATTAGCCATTCAAATTGGATCTGTCGTAAGTACTGCACTCCAAGGCCCGATCAGATCAATGGGTATGGCAATATCAAATCCATCCAATTTTTACGACTTAATTTCTAATAAGGTTGAAAGTGTACCTAATACTTTAGCTGGAAAAGAGTTAAAATACCTTCGTGAAGTTGCGAATCAGACAAATTTATATGCGAATTCCATTAAAAATGCAGCTTCTAAGGTTACCAAACAAGTCACCTATCCAAACTCCAGTTTGGCAGGACAATTAAAAATTGTTGCACAACTCTTAGGAGGCGGGCTTAAAACTAAAATTTATTTTGTCAATATAAATGGATTTGACACCCACAGTAATCAGGTAAATACCCTCGATACAACCACGGGAACACATGCAAATTTATTGAAAACTGTTACAGAGGCAATCAAAGCATTTCATCAAGATTTAGTGGGAATGGGGGCATCAAAAAGGGTATTAGGTGTTACCTATTCGGAGTTTGGCAGAAGAATTAAATCTAATGCAAGTGGAGGAACTGACCACGGAGCCGCTGCCCCAATGTTTTTATTTGGAGATTTGGTTAATCCAATAGTATTAGGTAAAAGTGCCGATATTTCAGCAACACCCAACGCAAACGATAACATTACGATGCAATATGATTTTCGTTCTGTTTATGCTTCTATTTTAACCCAATGGTTTTGTCTAGATGAAGCATACGTTAATGATGTATTATTGAAAGACTTCCAACCTTTACCACTCATTCAACCACAAGCCTGTGGTAAAATTACAGCAAATGAGCCAACCATTTTAAATGAAGAATTATTGAGCAATTATCCAAACCCATTCTCTGATTCAACAACAATTAGATTCAAAACTTTAGGTGGACATACAATGATTCAGATATTTGATAATATTGGCAGATTAGTTGCTGTTCCGATTGATAACGAATATGAAGCTGGAATTCATTCAATTACGATTGATACAAGTAATTATAGCAGTGGAATGTATTTTGCTAGACTTCAAAATAACTCAATGCAACAAATTCATAGAATGATGAAATAG